AGGTCGTGCACCCGTTGCGGCACCGTATCCGGCAGTTGGGTCCACCGGTCGAGGGCCGTCGGGACGCTGGCGGCGTAGTCGAACGGCTGGGAGCGCAACTGCTCCCGCGCCGTGACGTCGACCTCCGAGACCACGGAGTAGATCGTCCCGACGTCCATCTCGATCAGGGTGGTCACGGTTCCGTCGTCCCACGGCGTCGCGCTCTGCGCGGCCGTCCAGACCTCAACCGGATCCGCGGCGGAGAAGATGAGGTTCGGCGTCGGCCGCAGCAACTCGATGGTCTGGGTCACCCGCGTCGTCTCCGAGAGACTCGACCGGGGCGCATCGAGGCGCACCGGCAGCCCCTGGACGGGGGCCGGCTCCTCTGCGCTGCGACCCCAGACGCCATCGTCGTACAAGTCGAAGACGACACCCCGCAGTGGACGTGGTCGGTTGGTCCTGACCTGCAGGATCGGGGTGTCACTCAGCTCACCGACGGCGCGGGGATCCACGCGCTCGGCGAACCCGAAGTACTCGACCGGGTCGAACTCCCGAGCGCCCTCGCCATCCGAGTCGCCGAACGGCAGGTCCCCGCCCACACGCGAAGAGCCCTCAGGGGTCTGTGGTCCTGACGCGCCGAAGCTGATCGGCAGACCACCCAGCGAGGCGTCCGAGCGGAGGGGGACCGACGCGAACACCAGGCCGGCCAGCAGCACGATCGCGGTCAGCTGAAGACCGATCGGGGGAACCAGGCGCGACCAGGACGACGCGGCCTCGTCGGGCCGCGCCGCCGCACCGGGGCCGGCCCTGAGTGCGCGCTCCGCTCCCTCCACCCACTCGGCATCGACGGACCGCTGGCAGCGGTTCAGCGACACGGCCAGCAGGACCACGTAGGCGGCGACGACGACGGCCACCCAGGTCGGTGGGCCTCCGGCGAGGGCCAACGCCACCAAGGCCAGTGACGAGGTCAGGGTGAACATCAGGTCCCGCCGTTGCGGCAGGTCGAAGGCGTGCAGGACCTGGATCTCCAGGAACATCACGGTCAGGGGCAGGCGGGCGTCATCGACGTTGCCGATGCCTCGGACATCACCGAAGAAGCGCCACAGCACCAGGATCACCAGCACGCTGATGATTCCCTTGGCGGTGAGGTTGGAGGAGCGGCGCTGGCGGTGCGACCAGATGAAGCCGACCGGCAGCAGGAGCAGGACGAGCAGCGTCTCGAGCAGCGGCGCCGCACCAGCGGCAACAACCGCCAGAACCCCGAGCACCACCGTCCCGAGGATCAGGCAGCGCAGGACGATGTCGTGCTCAGGCCGCTTGGTCCGATTGACCTCGGCAACCATGGCCAGCGCCCGGCGACCCGCCGAGGTCGGCGGTGCCGTCGTCCCGCCGGAGGGATCTTCCGTCACGGTTGCAGCCACGCGCGGACCTCCTGCATGCTGTCGAGTTGGACGTCCGGAGCACTGGAGGCCAGGACGATCAGGTGGCCGTCCCGGCAGCGCAGGGTCACCGCGGGCGGGTTCGGCACGGCCGGAGGCATGTCCAGAGGACGGGCAGGAACCCCGTGGGCGGGCGGGACGGCGGCGAGGGTCCCGATGGAGCCGGCTTCCCACGTGATCAGTGACCCATCGATGGCCACCAGCACGTCGTGGCCGTCCGCGGTCGCCTGCTCGGCCAGGCTGGCGAGCACGGTACAGGCGAGGTCCGCGGCCTCCTGCGTCCACGTCCCGCCGTCCATGACGAGCAAGAGCTGGCCTCCCCCTCCAACACGGATGTGCTCGCGAACCATGACCTGGCCGTGGCGGGCCGTCGAACGCCAGTGCACCAGCCGTCTGGGGTCTCCCTGCACGAACGGACGGATGCTCGCGATCTCGTCGTCGGCGTGGCCGGCGGCTCGGTCCGCCTCGACCCCGGCGATGCCGGTCCGCACACGGACGGGGCAGGGCAGCGTCGATGGTCCGATCAGGCGGTTGGTCGCCACCTGGTGGCGACGCCTGGCCACGGCGAGGCCCAGCGGACCAACCGTCTCGGCCCTCACGCTCACGGCGTCGTGAACGCCACGCGGCAGGGTTGCCA
This Euzebya tangerina DNA region includes the following protein-coding sequences:
- a CDS encoding transglutaminase TgpA family protein, with protein sequence MAATVTEDPSGGTTAPPTSAGRRALAMVAEVNRTKRPEHDIVLRCLILGTVVLGVLAVVAAGAAPLLETLLVLLLLPVGFIWSHRQRRSSNLTAKGIISVLVILVLWRFFGDVRGIGNVDDARLPLTVMFLEIQVLHAFDLPQRRDLMFTLTSSLALVALALAGGPPTWVAVVVAAYVVLLAVSLNRCQRSVDAEWVEGAERALRAGPGAAARPDEAASSWSRLVPPIGLQLTAIVLLAGLVFASVPLRSDASLGGLPISFGASGPQTPEGSSRVGGDLPFGDSDGEGAREFDPVEYFGFAERVDPRAVGELSDTPILQVRTNRPRPLRGVVFDLYDDGVWGRSAEEPAPVQGLPVRLDAPRSSLSETTRVTQTIELLRPTPNLIFSAADPVEVWTAAQSATPWDDGTVTTLIEMDVGTIYSVVSEVDVTAREQLRSQPFDYAASVPTALDRWTQLPDTVPQRVHDLAAQLMASAPRQTPYSIAETMQDYIGEEIRYSLDGPITPEDADPADHILFDSQVGWCEPIATSMVVMLRSVGIPARFVTGFQPGERQILSGQYIVRASNAHAWVEVFVPNHGWVAFDPTGVTTPVLDPEGDGAQILLADLARWVGERLPDDPVTYVWIIGGLLVLGAAARTLRERLRRAALRRAGPWAGLVARLRSDGLDPPESDTPAEVAERAQRALPHLDQDALAQLVRYEETRRYTTDEVDRTEADRALSRL
- a CDS encoding DUF58 domain-containing protein codes for the protein MGWASAGLSVVLYLAGSNIGSGWIVMLAAALVAAPALDLVTAAVTSRHTNLAISVSGPPRVGGTRLRVQVTRPAGVTSLRISAADGESRGTVRGQMATITGVATLPRGVHDAVSVRAETVGPLGLAVARRRHQVATNRLIGPSTLPCPVRVRTGIAGVEADRAAGHADDEIASIRPFVQGDPRRLVHWRSTARHGQVMVREHIRVGGGGQLLLVMDGGTWTQEAADLACTVLASLAEQATADGHDVLVAIDGSLITWEAGSIGTLAAVPPAHGVPARPLDMPPAVPNPPAVTLRCRDGHLIVLASSAPDVQLDSMQEVRAWLQP